A region from the Brachyspira hampsonii genome encodes:
- a CDS encoding amidohydrolase, translating into MKKLYFVLLMILSVLSISCYDKITHKIKVYHNGNILTMIGEEPSYARAIEVRDNTIMKIAYTEEDEKSILNNVYTEAVDLKGKTLMPGFIDSHSHLVRFAQALTTVDLTGSTNMLEIAQKITNYIEVNKLKPDAWVVGFGYDNNLLPGKKNPNRDDLDKISTTHPIFITHASGHVGAMNSKALEEFGVNENTPDIPGGVIERYPDSRKPTGYMEEAAFMHYAQSIKFSFTDEDLMNFINQAEDVYLGYGITTAQDALISTAEFPLINNMITNNRFKIDIIGFIDLKNSYSLAKTNSEMLGNYKNRFKIGGYKIFLDGSPQAKTAWLEQPYVSGPARYRGYGIYSNSDVEKFVETALDDKMQLQAHCNGDAAADQYINAFSNVMIKRNTTNNYRAVLVHSQIIREEQYTSMSNFNIIPSIFVAHVYYWGDVHLANLGMERASQISASKTALNNNLAFTYHQDTPVIKPNMLETIWCAVNRITKDGVLLGENQKVTPYEALKAITINAAYQNKEEHLKGTIEEGKLADLVILSDNPLTCDPMKIKDIEVLETIKEGKTLYTKKSEL; encoded by the coding sequence ATGAAAAAATTATATTTTGTATTATTAATGATTTTATCTGTATTATCCATTTCATGTTATGATAAAATAACTCATAAGATAAAAGTTTATCATAATGGCAATATACTTACTATGATAGGCGAAGAACCTTCTTATGCTAGAGCCATTGAAGTGAGAGATAATACAATAATGAAAATAGCATACACAGAAGAAGATGAAAAAAGTATTTTAAATAATGTATATACTGAAGCGGTAGATTTAAAAGGCAAAACTTTAATGCCGGGATTTATAGATTCTCATAGCCATTTAGTGAGATTTGCTCAAGCTCTTACAACAGTAGATTTGACAGGCTCTACTAATATGCTTGAGATTGCTCAAAAAATTACTAATTATATAGAAGTTAATAAATTAAAACCAGATGCTTGGGTAGTTGGTTTCGGATATGATAATAATTTACTTCCGGGCAAAAAAAATCCAAACAGAGATGATTTGGATAAAATTTCAACTACTCACCCAATATTTATAACGCATGCCTCAGGACATGTCGGAGCTATGAACTCAAAGGCATTAGAAGAGTTCGGAGTTAATGAAAATACCCCTGATATACCCGGAGGCGTAATAGAAAGATATCCTGACAGCAGAAAACCTACAGGATATATGGAAGAGGCAGCATTTATGCATTATGCACAGAGTATTAAATTTTCTTTTACAGATGAGGATTTGATGAACTTTATCAATCAGGCAGAAGATGTTTATTTGGGATACGGTATTACAACAGCACAGGATGCATTAATTTCTACGGCAGAATTTCCTCTTATAAATAATATGATAACTAATAACAGATTCAAAATAGATATTATAGGATTTATAGACTTAAAAAATTCTTATTCATTGGCTAAAACTAATAGTGAAATGCTAGGCAATTACAAGAACAGATTTAAAATAGGCGGATATAAAATATTTTTGGACGGTTCTCCTCAAGCAAAAACAGCATGGCTTGAACAGCCTTATGTAAGCGGTCCTGCAAGATACAGAGGATATGGAATATATAGCAACAGCGATGTAGAAAAATTTGTAGAAACTGCATTAGATGATAAAATGCAGCTTCAGGCTCATTGCAATGGAGATGCCGCAGCAGATCAGTATATTAATGCTTTCAGTAATGTTATGATAAAAAGAAATACAACAAATAATTACAGAGCAGTTTTAGTTCATAGCCAAATAATAAGGGAAGAACAGTATACTTCTATGTCAAATTTTAATATAATACCTTCTATATTTGTAGCACATGTTTATTATTGGGGAGATGTTCATTTAGCAAATTTAGGTATGGAAAGAGCTTCTCAAATTAGTGCTTCAAAAACAGCATTAAATAATAATTTAGCATTCACATATCATCAGGACACACCTGTAATAAAACCTAATATGCTTGAAACTATTTGGTGTGCCGTTAATAGGATTACTAAAGATGGCGTATTACTAGGAGAAAATCAAAAAGTTACTCCTTATGAGGCTTTAAAGGCTATAACTATTAATGCAGCTTATCAAAATAAAGAAGAACATTTAAAAGGAACTATAGAAGAAGGTAAATTAGCTGATTTAGTTATATTAAGCGATAATCCTCTAACTTGCGATCCTATGAAAATAAAAGATATAGAAGTGCTTGAAACTATAAAAGAAGGAAAAACTTTGTATACAAAAAAATCTGAATTATAA
- a CDS encoding MATE family Na+-driven efflux transporter, giving the protein MSINLIKRINFRLFIVLMIQALIPSIYSTFRIYLLDSYPNASGINIASQQMWLGIIYEVFEEAIIAPLFFFFGKIKDKDSFEEKYIFINKVRSSILIITFIYIIMAFVINVFAGHLVTVMKQQTELYQQTTAYIRLESLANITIVLFNLMIIVHTALENYKSIFVITTIKMFLTIIFDILFVSQYPISLNLGVNGIAYNNIISNLISVIIALILLSKSGYNIFDKIKLQFLWNKKISSLNVISGLESFYRNLIYSIVLLRMINIVGEQGNYWVANSFYWAWLLIPINQIGTLIKTDLSKDHSRSLKPYVLLTTICVIIWIALIPTYKYFMKYIMNAQNLESVMSLIMILFPFYIFYAYYNIISNLLYAIGQIKYMLLQSFIVNTFFNIPYFILYLKGVYEVTLLNITLRFGIAILISTVIIYIIYFVKIRKIIELEKHNI; this is encoded by the coding sequence ATGTCTATAAATTTAATAAAAAGAATTAATTTCAGACTTTTTATCGTTCTTATGATACAGGCTCTGATTCCTTCTATTTATTCAACATTCAGGATATATTTGCTTGACAGTTATCCTAATGCAAGCGGAATAAATATTGCCTCTCAGCAAATGTGGCTTGGAATCATATACGAGGTATTTGAGGAAGCTATAATAGCACCTCTTTTTTTCTTCTTTGGTAAAATAAAAGATAAAGATTCATTTGAAGAAAAATATATATTCATCAATAAAGTAAGAAGCTCTATATTAATAATAACTTTTATATATATAATAATGGCTTTTGTTATAAATGTATTTGCAGGTCATTTAGTTACTGTTATGAAGCAGCAGACAGAACTTTATCAGCAAACTACTGCATATATAAGATTAGAGTCTTTGGCTAATATCACTATAGTATTGTTTAATTTGATGATAATAGTTCATACAGCTTTGGAAAATTATAAATCTATTTTTGTAATAACTACAATAAAAATGTTTTTAACTATTATTTTTGATATTCTTTTTGTTTCTCAATATCCTATATCTTTGAATTTGGGTGTTAATGGTATAGCATATAATAATATAATATCGAATTTAATTTCTGTAATAATAGCTTTAATATTATTAAGTAAAAGCGGATATAATATTTTTGATAAAATAAAACTTCAATTTTTGTGGAATAAGAAAATAAGTTCATTAAATGTAATATCAGGACTTGAATCATTTTATAGAAATTTAATTTATAGTATAGTGCTTTTGAGAATGATTAATATTGTGGGAGAGCAGGGTAATTATTGGGTTGCAAATTCTTTTTATTGGGCTTGGCTTTTAATTCCTATAAATCAAATAGGCACATTGATAAAAACAGATTTATCCAAAGATCATAGCAGAAGTTTAAAGCCTTATGTTCTTCTTACAACTATATGTGTTATTATATGGATAGCATTGATACCTACATACAAATATTTTATGAAGTATATAATGAATGCCCAAAATCTTGAATCTGTTATGTCATTGATTATGATACTTTTTCCTTTTTATATATTCTATGCATATTATAATATCATATCTAATTTATTGTACGCTATAGGACAAATTAAATATATGCTTCTTCAGTCTTTTATAGTTAATACTTTTTTCAATATACCATATTTCATCTTGTATTTAAAAGGAGTATATGAGGTTACACTTTTGAACATAACTTTAAGATTTGGAATTGCTATTTTAATATCTACAGTGATTATATACATAATTTATTTTGTTAAGATTAGAAAAATTATAGAATTGGAAAAACATAATATATAA